A stretch of Gopherus evgoodei ecotype Sinaloan lineage chromosome 12, rGopEvg1_v1.p, whole genome shotgun sequence DNA encodes these proteins:
- the LOC115660363 gene encoding ferritin heavy chain A-like gives MESQVRQNFHAECEAAVNHIVNLELYASYVYLSLSYYFDRDDMALKHVAQFLKKQSHEEREHAEKFLKYQNKRGGRVVLQDIKKPERDEWGNSLEALQCALQLEKTLNQALLDLHMLATEKNDPHLCDFLESDYLEEQVKAIKQLGDHVTNLKRLGVPQNGMGEYLFDKHTLGESS, from the exons ATGGAGTCCCAGGTGCGCCAAAACTTCCATGCTGAGTGTGAAGCTGCTGTGAACCACATAGTGAACCTGGAGCTGTATGCCAGCTATGTCTACCTGTCCTTG TCCTATTACTTTGACCGTGATGATATGGCCCTGAAGCATGTGGCCCAGTTCCTGAAGAAGCAGTCCCATGAGGAGAGGGAGCATGCAGAGAAGTTCCTGAAATACCAGAACAAGCGAGGGGGGCGTGTTGTCCTGCAGGACATCAAG AAGCCAGAGCGGGATGAGTGGGGCAACAGCCTGGAGGCCCTGCAGTGTGCCCTGCAGCTGGAGAAGACTCTGAACCAGGCCTTGCTGGACCTGCACATGCTGGCTACAGAGAAGAATGACCCCCAT CTCTGTGACTTCCTAGAGTCTGACTACCTGGAGGAGCAGGTGAAGGCTATCAAGCAGCTGGGAGACCATGTCACCAACCTGAAGCGCCTGGGAGTGCCCCAAAATGGCATGGGAGAGTACCTGTTTGACAAGCACACCCTGGGGGAGAGCAGCTGA